Proteins from a genomic interval of Paenibacillus sp. RC334:
- a CDS encoding phytase, giving the protein MKATKLALLTILTGVLVSPTVMTRAAEVQPSGYAPLRTQADKMGAVITWDSDDKSALVKLKNGIVGTFTVGEKQYRLAGQTGETDREIKMVGGNIYLPTKILTTLEAENSKYTDPKDAVPTYKVTPTAETEAVEDGDDAADDPAIWLNPTDPEKSRLVATNKGGGILVYDLQGKQLQNYKVGKMNNVDIRYGFTLGGKKIDIAGATNRTNNTVDIFAIDGISGTLTNVVDQPIKSSMKEVYGFSLYHSLKTDNFYALVLGKEGEFEQYELTDNGNGKIAGKLVRQFKLATQSEGMVADDEYGTVYIAEEDHAIWKYDAEPDGSSEPLRRVDVADGRRLQDDIEGLTLYYGKDGKGYLIASSQGNSSYAIYERQSDNAYISNFTISASPTVDGTSVTDGIDVLGYGLGKNFPHGIFVVQDDENLQNGKKLNQNFKMVPWEQIAKGARIPLTIDDGINPRELVNRSTK; this is encoded by the coding sequence ATGAAGGCAACTAAACTAGCTTTATTGACGATTTTGACAGGGGTTTTGGTATCACCTACCGTAATGACCCGTGCGGCAGAGGTTCAGCCATCCGGGTATGCACCGCTACGAACACAGGCAGACAAAATGGGGGCAGTCATTACCTGGGACAGTGACGACAAATCTGCCTTGGTGAAGCTGAAAAATGGCATCGTCGGAACCTTTACAGTCGGTGAGAAGCAATATCGCCTAGCTGGCCAAACAGGGGAAACGGATCGTGAAATTAAGATGGTCGGTGGAAATATTTATCTTCCTACAAAAATTCTTACCACGCTTGAAGCAGAAAACAGCAAATATACGGATCCCAAAGACGCAGTTCCTACCTATAAGGTTACCCCTACTGCCGAGACAGAAGCAGTGGAGGATGGAGATGACGCGGCCGACGATCCTGCTATCTGGCTGAATCCGACCGACCCGGAGAAAAGCAGACTTGTAGCGACCAATAAAGGCGGCGGAATTTTGGTCTATGATCTGCAAGGCAAGCAATTACAGAACTATAAGGTCGGCAAAATGAACAATGTGGATATCCGGTACGGTTTTACACTGGGCGGTAAAAAGATTGATATTGCAGGAGCAACCAATCGCACCAACAACACCGTTGATATCTTTGCCATTGACGGGATATCAGGAACGTTAACAAACGTGGTTGACCAGCCTATTAAATCATCTATGAAAGAAGTGTACGGGTTCAGCTTGTACCATAGCCTCAAGACAGATAATTTTTACGCACTCGTTTTGGGCAAAGAGGGTGAATTTGAGCAATATGAGCTGACGGACAACGGAAATGGCAAAATAGCTGGTAAGCTGGTCCGCCAGTTCAAGCTCGCTACGCAATCCGAGGGCATGGTGGCTGATGATGAATATGGCACGGTCTACATCGCTGAAGAGGATCACGCCATTTGGAAATATGATGCCGAGCCAGACGGTTCCTCCGAGCCGCTACGACGTGTTGATGTTGCAGACGGGCGCAGACTTCAGGATGATATAGAGGGACTTACATTGTATTACGGCAAAGACGGCAAGGGGTATCTCATCGCCTCCAGCCAAGGAAACAGCAGCTATGCGATCTATGAACGACAAAGTGACAATGCTTATATAAGCAACTTTACGATCAGCGCCAGTCCTACAGTCGACGGCACCTCTGTTACAGACGGTATTGATGTTCTTGGCTATGGATTAGGCAAGAACTTCCCGCACGGTATCTTCGTTGTACAAGATGATGAAAATCTTCAAAATGGCAAAAAGCTGAATCAGAATTTTAAAATGGTGCCTTGGGAGCAGATCGCCAAGGGCGCACGCATCCCGCTAACGATAGACGATGGCATCAACCCGCGTGAATTGGTGAACAGAAGCACGAAGTAA
- a CDS encoding beta-L-arabinofuranosidase domain-containing protein encodes MKTAKPVKHVVVEDLFWKKYKQVVAEEVIPYQWKALNDELPDTEPSHAIENFKIAAGESSGEYYGTVFQDSDIAKWLETVAFSLRDHPNPELEERADEVIALLGRAQAEDGYLNTYYLLKEPNNRWTNLRDNHELYCAGHFIEAAVAYYETTGKTKFLHIMEKYVDLIQQVFGTEAGKRKGYPGHEEIELALIKLYDVTAKNQYLKLAQYFIEQRGQHPIYFEEERENRKQIQTEPTWNDDNNINFGLGFEYQQAHKPVRKQTEAVGHAVRAVYLYIAMADLAAKTGDASLLKACEALWDDVTNRKMYITAGIGSSVNAEAFTCNHDLPNDSMYCETCASVGLAFWANRMLRLAPDRKYADVLERALYNGTISGMDLDGKRFFYVNPLEVNPFQKSRKDQEHVKTERQKWFFCACCPPNLARMIASVEDNMYTQTEDTLYTHLYIASKVNMVLSGQKVEITQTHHYPWDADLTFSIHVAEPTSFTWALRIPGWCKQAEVKVNGETISLHHLKKGYAEIQRTWNDGDVVTLHLAMPVERIRSNTLVSMNQQQVALQRGPIVFCLEEVDNGENLAGLRLPKDSLITEEFSENLLGGIVKLTTEGYRVKGSPTLYSSEPPELVSQQITAIPYYAWCNRDKGEMRVWVYES; translated from the coding sequence ATGAAAACAGCTAAGCCAGTAAAACATGTCGTCGTTGAGGATTTATTTTGGAAAAAGTATAAGCAGGTTGTGGCAGAAGAGGTCATCCCATATCAGTGGAAAGCATTAAATGATGAGTTACCAGATACAGAACCCAGTCATGCGATTGAAAACTTTAAAATTGCGGCTGGTGAATCCAGCGGGGAGTATTATGGAACCGTTTTCCAAGATAGTGATATTGCAAAATGGCTGGAAACGGTGGCCTTTAGTTTAAGGGATCATCCGAACCCTGAACTTGAAGAACGGGCGGATGAAGTGATTGCGTTGTTGGGAAGAGCTCAAGCTGAAGATGGCTATTTGAATACGTATTATTTGCTGAAAGAGCCCAACAATCGTTGGACCAACTTACGCGATAACCATGAGCTATATTGTGCGGGACATTTTATAGAAGCGGCGGTTGCTTATTACGAAACGACAGGCAAAACGAAGTTCCTTCACATTATGGAGAAATACGTGGACCTGATTCAGCAGGTTTTTGGTACGGAAGCGGGGAAACGAAAAGGCTATCCTGGGCATGAAGAAATCGAGCTGGCTTTGATCAAATTATACGACGTAACTGCAAAGAATCAATATCTCAAATTAGCGCAATATTTTATTGAACAGCGGGGGCAGCACCCGATTTACTTTGAAGAGGAACGAGAAAACAGAAAACAAATTCAAACAGAGCCCACCTGGAATGATGATAACAACATTAATTTTGGCTTAGGCTTCGAATACCAGCAGGCACACAAGCCTGTCCGGAAACAAACGGAGGCTGTTGGTCATGCCGTAAGAGCGGTGTACTTGTATATTGCAATGGCAGACTTGGCTGCGAAGACAGGAGATGCCTCCCTTTTAAAAGCCTGTGAAGCCCTGTGGGACGATGTTACGAACCGAAAAATGTATATTACCGCTGGCATCGGATCTTCTGTAAATGCAGAAGCGTTCACTTGCAATCATGATCTCCCGAATGACAGCATGTACTGCGAAACCTGTGCCTCTGTAGGGCTGGCCTTTTGGGCCAATCGTATGCTGCGCTTAGCACCAGACCGGAAATATGCCGATGTGCTGGAACGTGCGCTGTACAATGGAACAATTAGTGGGATGGATCTGGATGGAAAACGATTTTTCTACGTAAACCCACTGGAAGTAAATCCTTTTCAAAAATCCAGAAAAGATCAGGAGCACGTAAAAACAGAACGGCAAAAATGGTTCTTCTGTGCGTGCTGTCCGCCCAATTTAGCGCGCATGATCGCTTCGGTCGAAGATAATATGTATACCCAAACCGAGGATACTCTGTATACGCACCTGTATATTGCAAGCAAGGTAAACATGGTTTTATCCGGTCAAAAGGTGGAAATTACACAAACTCATCATTATCCATGGGATGCGGACCTGACCTTTTCGATTCATGTAGCAGAGCCGACTTCGTTTACATGGGCTTTGCGGATTCCGGGGTGGTGCAAGCAGGCAGAGGTGAAGGTGAATGGCGAAACCATTTCATTACATCATCTGAAAAAAGGCTATGCAGAGATTCAGCGCACCTGGAATGATGGTGATGTGGTAACCCTGCATTTGGCTATGCCGGTGGAACGGATTCGGAGCAATACTCTTGTCTCCATGAATCAGCAGCAGGTCGCTCTCCAACGTGGTCCAATCGTGTTTTGTCTGGAAGAAGTGGATAACGGGGAGAACCTGGCGGGATTAAGATTGCCGAAGGACAGTCTCATTACCGAAGAGTTTAGCGAAAACCTGCTTGGTGGCATTGTAAAGCTGACCACGGAGGGGTATCGGGTGAAAGGTTCACCGACATTATATAGCTCGGAGCCCCCTGAATTGGTTTCTCAACAAATCACAGCTATTCCTTACTACGCCTGGTGCAACCGGGATAAAGGAGAAATGCGTGTGTGGGTTTATGAATCATAA
- a CDS encoding DUF3626 domain-containing protein, with protein MELSRSQQLAQEYITNYARSRKNEVEQTIREILQMSSIELKTFEDAITKLKSHASIALHFHPDRLDPTMKSVAEALLEQGIYKSQFETFLSNGSVSAFSGGERDVWENKMFGGAYQINGSTNSERPKYGALNVMLHPDGPAPRFGSCYFLLSTEVSHRCTYTYLDSHQDPKEKGTYEEFDLILAALMRDAFYSDFAIGERNLTVRKLIDHMLVNLEKPFQNPSNKEPNRNLNHYIEAQVHGDIFLKEDVTMLVADPSFKGTHTGRILEQICLKYSVDLYWHMGFTLLVDEVPMNFRGPSMPSLAKRIAQSDFIDVNMIGSAAMDLKRNPSNWSDRGTYKEVLQELKLLWHVLVRYGKPMEK; from the coding sequence ATGGAATTATCGAGGTCTCAGCAATTAGCTCAAGAGTATATAACAAATTACGCAAGAAGCCGCAAAAATGAGGTGGAGCAAACAATTAGGGAAATCCTTCAAATGTCCAGCATCGAGCTGAAGACATTTGAAGATGCTATCACTAAACTAAAATCTCATGCAAGTATTGCGCTACACTTTCACCCAGATCGATTAGATCCGACCATGAAAAGCGTTGCTGAAGCACTACTTGAGCAGGGAATTTATAAAAGCCAGTTTGAGACTTTCCTATCGAATGGAAGTGTATCAGCATTTTCAGGTGGTGAACGTGACGTTTGGGAGAATAAAATGTTTGGCGGAGCGTACCAAATAAATGGCTCAACCAATAGCGAACGGCCCAAGTATGGGGCACTCAATGTCATGTTACATCCCGATGGACCTGCTCCACGTTTTGGATCATGCTATTTCCTTTTATCCACTGAGGTCTCTCATCGTTGCACTTATACTTATTTGGATTCTCACCAAGACCCCAAGGAAAAGGGGACGTATGAGGAATTTGACCTCATTTTGGCTGCTCTCATGAGGGATGCGTTCTATAGTGATTTTGCCATTGGTGAAAGAAATCTGACGGTTCGAAAGTTAATCGACCATATGCTCGTCAATCTTGAGAAACCATTCCAAAATCCATCAAACAAAGAGCCAAACCGAAATCTTAACCACTATATCGAAGCTCAGGTTCATGGTGACATTTTTCTTAAAGAAGACGTAACGATGCTTGTTGCCGATCCATCATTTAAGGGCACCCATACAGGACGAATCTTAGAACAGATATGTTTAAAGTATTCAGTTGATCTTTACTGGCACATGGGCTTTACACTTTTGGTTGATGAGGTTCCTATGAATTTTAGAGGTCCTTCGATGCCTTCACTAGCCAAAAGAATTGCGCAAAGTGATTTTATTGATGTAAATATGATTGGCTCTGCAGCTATGGACTTGAAACGAAATCCAAGTAATTGGAGCGATAGAGGAACCTACAAAGAAGTTCTGCAAGAATTAAAATTACTCTGGCATGTTTTAGTGAGATATGGAAAGCCAATGGAAAAGTGA
- a CDS encoding helix-turn-helix domain-containing protein encodes MSKTNFLSFLVPPLPYFIEGNFTTYQKGDWHPNRYNLGYFDVIIIKEGLLHIGEEDESWKVTPNFALILEPDKHHFPIEACTEQTSFYWFHFQASSMWCAQASPNLITPSSPIPELHFHSEHTTIHLPKFQKLINPHELFSKLDYLLASTLKPRKLALWEAQQTFVNIFQSLEYDENYKSSSSKLAEQIEIYLKQNYKNTITNKDLEAHFHVHQNYLARCMKVAFQRTPLEYLMDYRLDQGRSLLLQTDWSVQQITEETGFSQASYFSKCFKQKFGMSPKNYRQQYWKPAN; translated from the coding sequence ATGAGCAAAACAAACTTTCTATCTTTCCTTGTCCCTCCATTGCCTTATTTCATTGAGGGAAATTTTACTACATACCAAAAAGGGGACTGGCACCCGAATCGTTATAACTTGGGCTATTTTGACGTTATTATCATCAAAGAAGGACTGCTGCACATAGGCGAGGAAGATGAATCATGGAAGGTTACCCCAAATTTCGCTTTAATTCTCGAACCGGATAAACACCATTTTCCCATTGAGGCATGTACAGAACAAACCTCCTTTTACTGGTTCCATTTTCAAGCCAGTAGTATGTGGTGCGCACAAGCCTCACCCAATCTGATCACACCAAGCTCGCCCATACCCGAGCTGCATTTTCATTCCGAACATACAACAATCCATTTACCCAAATTTCAAAAACTAATCAATCCCCATGAGCTGTTTTCTAAATTAGACTACTTACTAGCCTCTACCTTAAAACCTAGAAAGCTGGCCCTATGGGAGGCCCAACAGACGTTTGTGAATATTTTTCAGAGTTTGGAATATGATGAGAATTATAAAAGCAGTTCTTCCAAGTTAGCAGAACAAATCGAAATATACTTAAAACAGAATTACAAAAATACGATCACCAATAAAGACCTGGAGGCTCATTTTCACGTACATCAAAACTATCTCGCCAGATGCATGAAGGTCGCTTTTCAGCGTACGCCGCTTGAATATTTAATGGATTACCGACTGGATCAGGGGCGCAGTCTTTTGCTGCAAACCGACTGGTCTGTGCAACAAATTACAGAGGAAACGGGGTTCTCCCAAGCCAGCTATTTTTCCAAATGCTTTAAACAAAAATTCGGGATGTCCCCGAAAAACTATAGACAACAATACTGGAAGCCAGCTAATTGA